TTCAAGGCTTCGTCCGTCGTCGAAGCGCCCGAAGTGCAGCCCGGCAGATCCGGCACCACGATTCCATAGGCCCCGGGCTTTCCATCGATCAGGACGACATAACGCGCCATTTTCTTCATTCCTTCCAGCCGGCCTGCTTTGCCACGAGCCTTGCCACGCCGGGCGAAAGCGTGCGGTGACGCGGCAGGACGATGCGTCCGGGCCGGTCGGGGTGCTTGAACACGTCGTGCGAGCCGCCATGGCGCACGACCCAGCCATCCCGCATCAGCCGCGCGGCGACTCGGCTGCGATCGGTCTCCGCCGTGGACATTCAATGCGTATATATTTGCGCACGCTCGGATGTCAAGAACGCGGGCCCGCGCCGGGCGCTATTCGACCGCCGCCTTTCGAGGCCGGCCCCGCTTGCGCCGCGCCACCGGCCGATAGTGCGCGGCAAAGACGGTCGGATCGCCGTCCAGGGCGCGCAGCGTGACCGCGATCGGCTCCGGCAACACGTCGGCTTCGCGATAGCTGCGTATGGTCCGCTCGGCGACATCGAGCATCGCCGCCGTCTCGGCCGTGTTGAGCCCGTGTTTGCGTTCGAACGCCGCCAGTTCGCGTCCGGATAACGGTCTCTGCTGTTCGGCCAATGTCCGCAGCGTCGCCGCGCTGTAGTCCAATCCGTTGTCCCAACCGATTCCCGAGCCGTAGCCGACCGGTCTCACCCGGCGAAACGCGGCCTGGTCCTCGGCAAAGCCGGCGAAATGCCGCGAACTGTGCACCAGGCCCGTCAGGTCGACGCGCGATTTCGTGCCGTCGTCCCACGTCACGCGCAGCGACAGCTTCTCCTTCGCCGCCTCGACGGCCTTCACGCGGGGTGGGTTCTTGCTCTTCGTCAATGCAGCTCGTCCCGTTTGCGCACTCGAAATTCGCGAAGCGCGCGAGCGTCGGCATCGGGAGAATATTACGGCACATTCTGCCGGATTTCAAGAGAAATAACGGCAGATAATGCCGCCTTTACCGCCCCTCGATCCGCCACGCGATCAGCAGCGTCCCCAGCAGCAACAGCAGCGCCAGCCAGCTCGGCAGCAGCGGCTGCTGCTCGACGCTGGTCACGCGATAGGCGCCGTTGGCGCGCAGGCCGATCCAGTTCGCGCCCGAAGCGTTGCCGCTCGCACCCACGCGGCGGACATCCGGCACGCCGTCCGCCAGCCAATGCACCGAACCGCCACTCGCATCCGCGATCGGCGACAGGATCGTCTGCGTCGCGCGCATGTCGGCGACCTCCTTGGGGTTCAGCGGCCCCGCCGCCGCCACCGCGGTCAGCGTCCCGTCGGTCAGCCGGTAGAGGCCGAGCTCGTCGGCCTTCGCGCTGGCGCGCCACACGCCGGGCTCGACCTTGCTCAGCGTCAGCGTCGCGGTCTTGCCCGATGGATAGGTCAGCGTCACCGGCTTGGCGCTATCGGCCATGGTGCGCCGCTCGACCGCGATGCGGCCGTCGGCGATGGTCGCGGCCAGGCGCTCCTCTTCCAGCTCCGGCTCCTTCATCAGCCAATGCGCCAGCCGGCGCAGCAATTCCGCCTGCGGCCCGCCGCCCTCGAAACCGCGCGCCCACAGCCACACCTGGTCAGAGAGAAGCTCCGCGACGCGGCCCTTGCGCACATTGTCCAGCACCAGCAGCGGCCGGTCGCCCGGCCCGCTCATCAAGGTCTCGCCGGCGATCTTGTTGGCGCCGATGACGCGGAACCAGCGGCCCCAGCTCGGCGGCGAAGTCTCGGTGTTGGAGCCGGGCAGGTCGCGCGTCACCGGATGCGCCAGTCCCTGCGCCGTCACCACCGGCTTGAACGCCTGGGTCACGATCTCGCCGGTCGGCTGCGCCGGCAGCACGGCGGCGAGCGGGGTATGCGAGATGCCCATCGGCCCGGCGAATTCCGGCCCCGACGACACCAGTAGCGCCCCGCCATTGTCGACATAGTCGGCGAGGTTCTCGAAATAGGGCAGCGGCAATATCCCGCGCTCGCTGTAGCGGTCGAAGATCACCAGGTCGAAGCTGTCGAGCTTCTCGCTGAACAGCTCCTGGGTCGGAAAGGCGATCAGCGACAATTCGTTGACCGGGATCGTCGGGTCCTGCTTCGACGGCGGCCGCAGAATCGTGAAGTGGATGAGATCGACCGACGGGTCCGATTTCAAAAGGTTGCGCCACACCCGCTCGCCGGCATGCGGCTCGCCGCTGACCAAGAGCACGCGCAGCCGGTCGCGCACGCCCGACACGGTGACCACGGCGCGGTTGTTCTGCAGCGTCAGTTCCGATGGGCCGGGTTCGGCCTCCACCTCGACGACGTTCTCCCCGCCGTGCTTGACCGGGATCTGCAGCGTGGCGTTCTGGCCGACCGGCACGGTCTGCGCCCCCAGGCTCGTCCCGTCGATGCGCAGTTCGATCTGCGCCGTCCCGCCGCCGCCCGAGCCGAAATCGTCGATGCGCACCACCATCGGCGCGCTCTGTCCGACGATGGCGAAGCGCGCCGCGCTGACGATGGTGAGCTTCCTATCCTTCTCGCCGCGCCGCCCGGCGATCAGGGCGTGGATCGGCGCGTGGATCGAAAGCTTGTCCGGCGCCGGCGCGTCATGCACCTCGCCGTCGGTGATCAGGATCGCGCCCGCGATCCGTTCCGGCGGCACGTCGGCCAGCGCGGCGTTGAGCCCGGCGAAAAGCTGCGTGCCGTTGTCCTCTCCGGTCGCGGTCGTCGCCACCACGCTTTCGCGCACTTCCAGGGTCTTGTCGCCGGCAAGCTGTTTTTTGATCGCGGCCAGCGCGGCGTCCTCCTGCGCCTTGCGGTCGCCGACGCCCATGCTCTGCGAGCGGTCGATCACGATCGCCATCACGTCGGGCAGGGGGCTGTGCGTCTCGTTGACGATCAAGGGATTGGCGATGACGAAGATCAGCGCCGCGAACACCAGCGCCCGCGCCCAGGCGCCCCGCGCGCGCAGCGCGAAGGAAAGAATCGTCAGCGCGACGGCGATCCCGATCGCGGCCCAGAGCAGGGCCAGCGGCACATGCGGCGCGAAGTCGATGCTGAGATTCACGGCTGGCGGCCCATGCGCTTGAGCAGTGCCGGCCAATGCACCATGTCGGCCTTGTAGTTGCCGGTGAAGGCATACATCACCAGGTTGACGCCGAAGCGATAGGCCATCTCGCGCTGGCGCTCGCCGCCCGGCACCACGTCGACCATCGGCGCGCCGTCGGGCCGCACCGCCCAGGCCGCCGCCCAGTCATTGCCGCCGATGATCACCGGCGAGACGCCGTCGCCGCCGCGCGCCGGCGCCGCGCCGGCATTCGGATCGGCCGGCGGCAGCGCCTCGACCCACACCTTGCCGCCGTCCCAGCGGCCGGGAAAATTCTGGATGATGTAGAACGTCTTGGTCAGCACATGATCGGACGGCACCGGTTCGAGCGGCGGCAGGTCGAGCTTGGCGACGAGGCGCCTCAGCGTCTGCTCGCCCGGCGACTGCGCGCCGCGCGCCGCGCCCAGTGTCAGGTCGCGGGTGTCGAACAGGATGGTGCCGCCGTTCCTCATATAATCGCTGACCTTCGACAGCGCCTCGGGCGTGAGGTCCTTCTCGCGCGGGTCCATCGGCCAATAGAGCAGGGGGAAGAACGACAGATCGTCCTTCGCCACGTCCACGCCCATCGGCTCCTGCGGCTCATAGGAGGTGCGGGCCCGCAATTGCATGCCGAGCCCCGTCAATCCGGCGCGGCTCATGTCGTCGAGGTCGGGAAGTCCCGTGATCACATAGGCGAGGCGCGTATCGTCCGCCGCCTTCAGGTCGAACGCATCGTCGGCGCGCGCGTCAGGCGCGTGGACGGCGAACAGGATCGCGAGCGCGCCGGCCGCGACGCGCGTCAGCCGCAGCCGCGACAGATATCCGCGCATCCACAGCGACAGCAGGGCGTCGAGGAACAGCAGCGCGATCGCAACCGCCAGGAACCATGGCGCCAGCGCCGTCACGGTCGATTGCGGATAGGGCTCGGTATCGATCCCGGTGAACGGCAGCAGCACGGCATCGGCCTTCACCGCGTTCAGCGCGTCCTCGGTGCCGGCGACGCCATAGAGGCCCGGCGGATGGATCGGCGAGGGCACGGTCCTGGCCAGATCGGCGGCGCGGATCGGCAGCACTTCGGCCGGCGGCCGGCGGGCGCGGCCGAAGCCGTCCAGCGTCGTGACCGGCGGCAGCGTGGTGGCGCTTTTCATGTCGCTCGGCCGCTCGCCCGCCGACAGCGCCAGCAGCCGGCGCATCATGTCGACATAGAGGCCCGACAGCGGCAGCGACGACCAGCTCGGCCCCGCCGTGATGTGGAACAGCACGATGAATCCCTTGCCCCTGTTCTCGGCCGTGACCAAGGGCGTGCCGTCCGCCAGTCTTGCCCAGCTCCGGTCGGCGAGCTCGACCGAAGGCTCCGCCAGAACCTGCCGCGTCACCGCCACGTCGGACGGGATGGAAAGCCCCGCGAAGGGACTGGATTCGGAGAACGGCGCCAGCTTCTGCGGCTCGGCCCAGGCCAGCGCGCCGCCGAGATAGCGTCCGCCGACGCGCAGCTTCACCGGCACCAGATCGTCGGTGCCGCCGGTCATCCGCCCGCCCGCGAAGCGGATCAGAAGGCCGCCGCCGGCGACGAATTTCGCCACCTTGTCGTAATCGCTGCCGGTCACCCGCGCGACATCGGCCAGGATCAGCACCGACACGTTGCGCGCCAGCACGTCGCTCACCGTGCCCTTGCGCACCTCGGCATAAGGCGCCAGCGCGCGTTCCAGATAATAAGTGTCGGAAAGCAGCGGTTGGGTATCCTCCGCGACATCGGCCGCGACCAGGCCCACGGCGCGGCGCGATCCGCCGCCGCCCAGAAGCTGCACCGCGCCCGCCGAATCGGCATTCGCGATGGCGATGCGCGTCGTCTCGTTGCGCACTTCCAGCGGCAGGCTGATATGCGCGTCGGCCTTGGCGCGCCCGTCCTCGAAACGGAAAGCGCCTTCCGCCAGCATCTCGCCATGGCTGCCCAGCGCCTGCACCCGGCCGCCGCGCACGCCATCGGTTCCGGCGCGCAGCACGCTCACATCGAAGCCGTTCGCCCGGTTGGCCGGCGGCAGCAGCGCCAGCGCGCCGGTGCCCGGCGCATCGGCATGGATCGTCAGCGCGCCGGCGCGCGCCAGCGCGTCGGCGGTGGCGCCCGCCTCGCCGTCCTCGATGCCGTCGCTCAGCCACAGGATTTGCGGCCGCGCGTCGAACTTTGCCTTGGCGATCGCCGTCGCGGCGCGACGCCGATCCGGCAACCACGGCTCCGGCGTCAGCGCCTGCGCGATGCGCGCGGCGCGGCCGGCATCCATCAGGCTGACATCGGGAATGTCCGCCGTCGGCACGATGGCGACGGCGCGGCGCTGCTGCGCGGCGCTGCGCAGCACATCGGCGATCACCGCCTGGCGCGCGTCCCAGCTCGCCGCCGAGGTCCAGCCATTGTCGACCACCAGCACGACCGGCCCCGTCCCCGCCAGCGTCGGTCCCTTGCCGAACAAGGGCTCGGCGAGCGCCACGATCACCGCGGCCGCCGCAATCAGCCGCAGCAGGAGAAGCCACCACGGCGTGCGCGCCGGCGTCTCTTCTTTTCCGGACAATCCAAGAAGCAGGCGCAGCGGCGGAAACACCAGCCGGCGCGGCAAGGGCGGCGTCACCCGTAAGAGCCACCACACCGCCGGCAGCACGATCAACGCGCCGAGGATGAACGGCGCGCCGAAGCTCAATCCCGCGAGCAAGCCTGCCACGTCAGGCGCCGCTCATATCGGCATAGAGCGCGATCAGCGCGGTCTCTGGCCGCCGGTCCGTGCGATGCGCGATGTAGGACCAGCCCAGCCGCCGCGCCAGCGCGCCCAGCGTTTCGGCATGCGCCTTGAACCGCGCGCGATAGGCCGACGCCACGCTCTCGGCGCGGCCGATGGTTTCGCCGAGATCGCCCTTGGCGTCTTCGAAGCGCACGCGCCCGGCATAGGGGAAGTCCTCTTCCGCCGGATCGATGATGTGCACGATCTGTCCGGTCACCGCCGAATGCGAAAGCCGCCGCAGCGTCGCCTCGACCGCGTTCAGCGGCGAGAGAAAATCGCTGAACCAGACGAACTGCGCGTTCTTGGTGATCGCCGCGTCGGGCGGCAGCGCCTCCGGTCGTCCGGGACCGTCAAGAAGCGTGTGCCCGATGCGCCGCAGCGCCGCGCGCGAACTGGCCGGCGCATGGCCGTCGCCATAGAGCGCGACACGCTCGCCGCCGCGCACCAGCAGCGACGCCAGCGCAAGGCCCAAAAGCTTGGCGCGTTCCGCCTTGGTGGTCTTGCCGCTCGCGAACTGCATGCCGGCCGAGGTATCGCACCAGAACCACACCGACTGCGCCGCCTCCCATTCACGCTCGCGCACGAACAGATGCTGCGACTTGGCCGATTGCCGCCAGTCGATCGCGCTCGCCGCGTCCTCCGGCGTATAGCGGCGGAACTGCCAGAAGCTCTCGCCCATGCCGGCCTTGCGCCGTCCGTGCACGCCGAGACTCACCGCCGCCGCCAGCCGCTCGGCATCGAGCAGCAGCGGCGGCAGGCCGGCGCCGAGCGCCTCGGCTTCGTATTGCAAATTGGTGTTGGGACTCAAAGAATGCTCCGGCTGAGCCTTTCGATGACGGAGGTCACCGTCATGCCTTCGGCGCGCGCCGGGAAGGTGAGCGCCATGCGATGGCGCAGCACCGGCTGCGCCAGGGCCTCGACATCGTCGGTCGAGGGCGCCAGCCGCCCCTCGATCAGGGCGCGGGCCCGCACCGCCAGCATGAAGGCCTGGCTCGCGCGCGGGCCGGGGCCCCA
Above is a window of Rhizomicrobium sp. DNA encoding:
- a CDS encoding type II toxin-antitoxin system HicA family toxin, coding for MSTAETDRSRVAARLMRDGWVVRHGGSHDVFKHPDRPGRIVLPRHRTLSPGVARLVAKQAGWKE
- a CDS encoding DUF4159 domain-containing protein; this translates as MAGLLAGLSFGAPFILGALIVLPAVWWLLRVTPPLPRRLVFPPLRLLLGLSGKEETPARTPWWLLLLRLIAAAAVIVALAEPLFGKGPTLAGTGPVVLVVDNGWTSAASWDARQAVIADVLRSAAQQRRAVAIVPTADIPDVSLMDAGRAARIAQALTPEPWLPDRRRAATAIAKAKFDARPQILWLSDGIEDGEAGATADALARAGALTIHADAPGTGALALLPPANRANGFDVSVLRAGTDGVRGGRVQALGSHGEMLAEGAFRFEDGRAKADAHISLPLEVRNETTRIAIANADSAGAVQLLGGGGSRRAVGLVAADVAEDTQPLLSDTYYLERALAPYAEVRKGTVSDVLARNVSVLILADVARVTGSDYDKVAKFVAGGGLLIRFAGGRMTGGTDDLVPVKLRVGGRYLGGALAWAEPQKLAPFSESSPFAGLSIPSDVAVTRQVLAEPSVELADRSWARLADGTPLVTAENRGKGFIVLFHITAGPSWSSLPLSGLYVDMMRRLLALSAGERPSDMKSATTLPPVTTLDGFGRARRPPAEVLPIRAADLARTVPSPIHPPGLYGVAGTEDALNAVKADAVLLPFTGIDTEPYPQSTVTALAPWFLAVAIALLFLDALLSLWMRGYLSRLRLTRVAAGALAILFAVHAPDARADDAFDLKAADDTRLAYVITGLPDLDDMSRAGLTGLGMQLRARTSYEPQEPMGVDVAKDDLSFFPLLYWPMDPREKDLTPEALSKVSDYMRNGGTILFDTRDLTLGAARGAQSPGEQTLRRLVAKLDLPPLEPVPSDHVLTKTFYIIQNFPGRWDGGKVWVEALPPADPNAGAAPARGGDGVSPVIIGGNDWAAAWAVRPDGAPMVDVVPGGERQREMAYRFGVNLVMYAFTGNYKADMVHWPALLKRMGRQP
- a CDS encoding DUF58 domain-containing protein — translated: MSPNTNLQYEAEALGAGLPPLLLDAERLAAAVSLGVHGRRKAGMGESFWQFRRYTPEDAASAIDWRQSAKSQHLFVREREWEAAQSVWFWCDTSAGMQFASGKTTKAERAKLLGLALASLLVRGGERVALYGDGHAPASSRAALRRIGHTLLDGPGRPEALPPDAAITKNAQFVWFSDFLSPLNAVEATLRRLSHSAVTGQIVHIIDPAEEDFPYAGRVRFEDAKGDLGETIGRAESVASAYRARFKAHAETLGALARRLGWSYIAHRTDRRPETALIALYADMSGA